From the genome of Cognaticolwellia beringensis, one region includes:
- a CDS encoding TatD family hydrolase translates to MENTLSFTDSHCHLDFDNFNADFPSLLNQCYQAKIRNIVIPSIGPKNWQRVLTLTKTHRNEKLSLHACLGIHPWFLNDLTEHSLSDLAHLVKNNIDDIVAIGEAGIDGVIDKEQNNLALQIQVFEHQIDLAKSFSLPIIVHHRRTHQDITRILREKKTPQGGIIHAFSGSYQQACQYIDLGFKLGIGGTITYPRAEKTIKAVKRLPITSLVLETDAPSMPLYGFQGENNTPLQLINVFQALAKIRNESTEVLAHALQENITAILPKLSS, encoded by the coding sequence ATGGAAAATACCTTGAGCTTTACCGATAGCCATTGTCATCTTGACTTTGATAATTTTAATGCCGATTTCCCCAGTTTACTTAATCAATGTTATCAAGCAAAAATTCGTAATATTGTTATACCTAGTATTGGTCCTAAAAATTGGCAAAGAGTGCTTACACTGACCAAAACACACAGAAACGAAAAATTATCACTGCATGCTTGTTTAGGTATTCATCCATGGTTTCTTAATGATTTAACCGAGCATAGTTTGAGTGATTTAGCTCACTTAGTGAAAAATAATATCGATGATATAGTGGCTATTGGGGAAGCAGGGATTGACGGTGTAATTGATAAAGAGCAAAATAATTTAGCATTACAAATTCAAGTTTTTGAGCACCAAATTGATTTAGCAAAATCATTCAGTCTACCTATCATTGTTCATCATCGCAGAACACATCAAGATATAACCCGTATACTAAGAGAAAAAAAAACACCTCAAGGTGGAATTATTCACGCATTTTCAGGCAGTTATCAACAAGCATGCCAGTACATTGATCTAGGTTTTAAATTAGGTATTGGTGGGACTATTACCTACCCAAGAGCTGAGAAAACCATTAAAGCAGTTAAACGCTTACCGATAACAAGCTTGGTATTAGAAACCGATGCGCCTTCAATGCCATTATATGGTTTTCAGGGCGAAAATAACACACCGCTGCAGCTTATTAATGTTTTTCAAGCTCTGGCTAAAATACGCAATGAATCAACTGAAGTTCTTGCCCACGCACTGCAAGAAAATATCACCGCTATTTTACCTAAGCTAAGTTCTTAA
- the prfC gene encoding peptide chain release factor 3, translated as MSVQQQEVDLRRTFAIISHPDAGKTTITEKVLLFGQALQKAGTVKGKKSGQHAKSDWMEMEKERGISITTSVMQFPYNNCLVNLLDTPGHEDFSEDTYRTLTAVDSCLMVIDVAKGVEARTIKLMEVTRLRDTPIITFMNKMDRDVRDPMEVMDEVEDVLKIKCAPITWPIGMGKEFKGVYNILTDEIFLYQTGQGHTIQEKRVIKGIDNPELDKVIGGYAEDLREELELVAGASHEFNLEEFLKGELTPVFFGTALGNFGVDHMLDGLTRWAPKPLPRETDTRIVNAEEEKFSGFVFKIQANMDPKHRDRIAFIRICSGKYEKGMKMKQVRIGKDVRIADAVTFMAGDRSNVEQAYAGDIIGLHNHGSIQIGDTFTAGEDMKFSGIPNFAPEMFRRIRLRDPLKAKQLQKGLIQLSEEGAVQVFRPFNSNDMIVGAVGVLQFEVVVQRLKTEYKVDAIYEPISVATARWCTCDNERTFEQFEKKAYDNLALDGGNNLTYIAPTMVNLSLAQERHPDIKFHKTREH; from the coding sequence ATGTCTGTACAACAGCAGGAAGTCGACCTTCGACGCACCTTCGCTATTATTTCTCATCCTGATGCGGGTAAAACGACGATCACTGAAAAGGTTTTACTTTTTGGTCAAGCTTTACAAAAAGCCGGTACTGTAAAAGGTAAAAAGTCGGGGCAACATGCGAAATCTGACTGGATGGAAATGGAAAAAGAACGTGGTATTTCAATTACTACTTCTGTGATGCAATTTCCCTATAACAACTGCTTAGTTAATTTACTCGATACGCCGGGTCATGAAGACTTCTCAGAAGATACTTACCGTACCTTAACCGCCGTTGACTCTTGTTTAATGGTAATCGATGTAGCTAAAGGTGTAGAAGCCCGTACCATTAAATTAATGGAAGTTACTCGTCTGCGTGACACCCCGATAATTACTTTCATGAATAAAATGGATCGCGATGTACGTGACCCAATGGAAGTCATGGATGAAGTTGAAGACGTACTAAAAATTAAATGTGCCCCTATTACCTGGCCAATTGGCATGGGTAAAGAGTTCAAAGGCGTGTATAACATCTTAACCGATGAGATATTTTTATATCAAACAGGTCAAGGCCACACCATTCAAGAAAAGCGCGTTATTAAAGGTATTGATAACCCAGAATTAGATAAAGTTATTGGTGGCTACGCTGAAGATTTACGCGAAGAATTAGAGCTGGTTGCTGGCGCGTCACATGAGTTTAACCTTGAAGAGTTTTTAAAAGGTGAGCTTACACCAGTATTTTTTGGTACCGCATTGGGTAACTTTGGTGTTGACCATATGCTTGACGGCTTAACTCGCTGGGCACCAAAACCTTTACCTCGTGAAACTGATACTCGCATTGTTAATGCTGAAGAAGAAAAATTCTCAGGTTTTGTTTTTAAAATTCAAGCCAATATGGATCCTAAACATCGTGACCGTATTGCTTTCATTCGTATTTGTTCAGGCAAGTATGAAAAAGGCATGAAAATGAAACAAGTGCGCATCGGCAAAGACGTAAGAATTGCTGACGCTGTAACCTTTATGGCCGGTGACCGCTCTAATGTTGAGCAAGCTTATGCTGGCGATATTATTGGATTACATAACCATGGCAGTATTCAAATTGGCGACACTTTTACCGCTGGTGAGGATATGAAGTTTAGCGGCATACCAAACTTTGCCCCTGAAATGTTCCGAAGAATTCGATTACGCGATCCACTTAAAGCGAAGCAATTGCAAAAAGGTTTAATCCAGTTATCAGAGGAAGGTGCAGTGCAGGTATTTAGACCTTTCAACTCTAACGATATGATCGTTGGCGCGGTCGGTGTATTGCAGTTTGAAGTGGTTGTGCAACGTTTAAAAACTGAATACAAAGTTGACGCTATTTACGAACCTATCAGCGTAGCAACAGCGCGTTGGTGTACTTGCGACAATGAACGCACGTTTGAGCAATTTGAAAAGAAAGCTTATGACAACCTAGCATTGGATGGCGGTAATAACTTAACTTACATCGCCCCGACTATGGTGAACTTAAGCCTAGCGCAAGAACGTCATCCAGATATTAAGTTTCACAAAACACGCGAGCATTAA
- a CDS encoding PilZ domain-containing protein, with translation MNKDFSKYQKIIDEFSGQVLISDFEARFNAVTKSMSKTESFLLKMELKRLAAPCSRLIDLRGHVDGECKAFEHEERIHFLDRIASVVFTEFFSRYGGYTIGVYEAVMNTENNFRVIYQKEKSKVTKSQPEDTGKILEKPQFPAQFYRFGTYYDRAEERMNFVIPIKVSIADERDFECSTSDLSIHGCKFRVNDLSTINIGQQITLRFTGLEEQYQLTDDSDLIYEVKNVTILDNMQLVGVKRVIEDLSNSDSFSKYLISFIQSNKRRYKINLDNTISALKTRSFEQFVMPKSNELPVFIEKNAKLLTPKYALTCNNNQDIYQYWQDESHYSTLYCLISQERIIRLKKLALSGKSLLVFSFIHKSKGKSYFYTADEIQLSDDPEFMQQFLGFSASKEYFSVSQLSLLDVDTSRAESHFTLSNSITQKNEYLNAPVSEEVKVLLAKTPYIVVISDVTHDETVQAYKALSYEGINTVKLKRFGHKRLSKPFSVDEVGINYRNQRQELRFTYKTPANIEIDNVISPGFSLNFSTSGLKIVLDKATALVAGNIVHLALPKLQQITSAFDLTGLPYEVIRVNRTKTIVNLRVYIEKHQHIGRKFFKALIDKNRHKLTSDEYAQSNPGLAKALRNIYSASTKLPTLVVQTSGSRYKSNVIASGDPSGKLMAQMAQLSDRESYYNLYPILGHADFMNNLTVKLKKMQNTETASSKVLYIAINPSVDRVDKAVTIKLSVELDSDELKQSFIHQALKNGQFFCVLVKLSRAGGPDMNHLNPELSYISSYAIHRGKQIEQEIWSVAGIAQVFDITQEVIFRYRLMRKG, from the coding sequence ATGAATAAAGATTTTTCAAAATATCAAAAAATTATTGATGAATTTAGTGGCCAAGTCTTAATTAGTGACTTTGAAGCTAGGTTTAACGCTGTCACAAAAAGCATGTCGAAGACTGAAAGCTTCCTGTTAAAAATGGAATTAAAACGACTTGCAGCGCCTTGTAGTCGGCTGATTGATTTACGAGGACATGTGGATGGCGAATGTAAAGCTTTTGAGCATGAAGAAAGAATTCACTTTTTAGATAGAATTGCCAGCGTGGTTTTCACTGAATTTTTTTCGCGATATGGCGGCTACACTATAGGTGTATACGAAGCTGTAATGAATACTGAGAATAACTTTCGAGTTATTTATCAAAAAGAGAAAAGTAAGGTAACTAAAAGCCAACCTGAGGACACAGGAAAAATATTAGAAAAACCTCAGTTTCCGGCACAATTTTACCGTTTTGGCACTTATTATGATCGCGCCGAAGAGCGAATGAACTTTGTTATTCCAATTAAAGTTTCGATAGCTGATGAGCGTGATTTTGAATGTTCAACTTCAGATCTAAGTATTCATGGCTGTAAATTCAGAGTTAATGATTTAAGCACTATTAATATAGGCCAACAAATAACGCTGCGCTTTACTGGTTTAGAAGAACAATACCAATTAACTGATGATAGCGACTTAATCTACGAAGTTAAAAATGTCACCATTTTAGATAATATGCAATTGGTCGGTGTTAAAAGAGTGATCGAAGATCTATCGAATTCAGATAGTTTTTCAAAATACCTGATTAGTTTTATTCAGAGCAATAAGCGACGTTACAAAATCAATTTAGATAATACCATTAGCGCATTAAAAACACGCAGTTTTGAACAGTTTGTTATGCCAAAGTCCAATGAATTGCCGGTTTTTATTGAAAAGAACGCTAAGCTTTTAACCCCTAAATATGCGCTAACTTGTAATAATAACCAAGATATTTACCAGTATTGGCAGGATGAAAGTCATTATTCGACGTTATATTGTTTAATATCGCAAGAGCGAATTATTCGACTTAAAAAATTAGCTTTATCCGGGAAATCATTATTAGTATTTAGTTTTATACATAAAAGTAAAGGTAAGTCATATTTTTATACTGCAGATGAAATACAGCTGAGTGATGATCCTGAGTTTATGCAGCAATTCTTGGGGTTTTCTGCGTCAAAAGAGTATTTCTCGGTTTCTCAATTAAGCTTGTTGGATGTAGATACAAGCCGCGCCGAATCTCACTTTACGTTATCAAATAGTATTACGCAGAAAAATGAATATTTAAATGCCCCTGTATCTGAAGAGGTTAAGGTACTTTTAGCTAAAACACCTTATATTGTTGTGATAAGTGATGTTACGCATGATGAAACGGTACAAGCATATAAGGCGTTGTCTTATGAGGGAATTAATACGGTTAAATTGAAAAGGTTTGGTCATAAACGTTTAAGTAAACCGTTCAGTGTTGATGAAGTTGGCATAAACTATAGAAATCAGCGACAAGAATTACGCTTTACATATAAAACACCGGCTAATATTGAAATTGACAATGTTATCTCGCCAGGTTTTTCACTTAATTTCTCAACATCGGGTTTAAAAATTGTGCTTGATAAAGCAACAGCCTTGGTGGCAGGTAATATTGTTCATTTAGCTTTGCCTAAATTGCAACAAATCACTTCGGCGTTCGATTTAACTGGCTTACCCTATGAAGTCATACGGGTTAATCGTACTAAAACTATCGTTAATTTAAGAGTTTATATTGAAAAACATCAACATATAGGCCGTAAGTTTTTTAAAGCATTAATTGATAAAAACCGTCATAAATTAACCTCAGACGAATATGCTCAGTCTAATCCTGGCTTAGCTAAAGCCCTGAGGAATATTTACAGTGCAAGTACAAAGCTACCGACACTTGTTGTGCAAACAAGTGGTAGCCGTTATAAGTCAAACGTTATTGCAAGTGGCGACCCTAGTGGCAAATTAATGGCACAAATGGCGCAATTAAGCGATCGTGAATCTTATTACAACTTATACCCCATATTGGGGCACGCAGATTTTATGAATAACTTGACGGTTAAGCTTAAGAAAATGCAGAACACGGAAACTGCGAGTTCTAAAGTACTTTATATCGCGATTAATCCTAGCGTCGATAGGGTAGATAAGGCAGTAACAATAAAGCTGTCTGTAGAGTTAGATAGTGATGAATTAAAGCAATCTTTTATTCATCAAGCCTTGAAAAACGGCCAGTTTTTCTGTGTGTTGGTGAAACTATCGCGTGCTGGGGGACCTGATATGAACCACTTGAATCCAGAACTTAGCTATATTAGTTCTTACGCCATTCATCGCGGCAAACAAATTGAACAAGAGATTTGGAGCGTCGCGGGTATTGCGCAAGTTTTTGATATCACGCAAGAAGTGATTTTTCGTTATCGTTTAATGCGCAAAGGCTAA
- a CDS encoding HDOD domain-containing protein, translating to MKILLIDNTENQLLELKQDLTKSRAKFAHVNGLNAAISALSKHKFTVVISAAIVDKKDGNTIFAMIAKKFPAIVRILISNNEQQTQNNAHYSFAQPIECKTIISTIANLANHNKAITKDIIVKTVANIKTLPSPPKVYMQLNATLKESNTDSQKIAQIIQQDPALTAKVLQFSNHTFATGSKPMMNISDAITKMGIDTLCCIVMTAELFSYAPKIKGFSIQDEQLHCLATAKLAASMVKPELKQDTMIAGLLHDIGKVVLFEMNEKTTELFFLHRVSDDNNIDLENKMFASDHCHVGGYLLHMWGFSYHIIEAIILHHRPEKLLQKSFGTAQAVYLANVLVHQQTPNAEFISHYKLNDVIDILTQRANKLI from the coding sequence ATGAAAATATTACTCATTGATAACACTGAGAACCAGCTGCTCGAGCTTAAACAAGACCTTACTAAGTCTCGAGCTAAGTTTGCGCATGTAAATGGCTTAAACGCTGCAATATCAGCACTTTCAAAGCACAAGTTTACAGTTGTAATAAGTGCTGCCATCGTTGATAAAAAAGATGGCAACACTATTTTTGCAATGATCGCCAAAAAATTTCCAGCCATTGTTCGTATTTTAATTAGCAATAATGAACAACAAACGCAAAACAATGCACATTATTCTTTTGCTCAACCTATAGAATGTAAAACCATTATTAGCACCATCGCTAATTTGGCGAATCATAATAAAGCCATCACTAAAGATATTATTGTAAAAACCGTTGCTAATATAAAAACGCTACCTAGCCCGCCTAAAGTTTATATGCAGCTAAATGCTACCTTAAAAGAAAGTAATACAGACTCACAAAAAATTGCTCAAATTATTCAACAAGACCCTGCACTAACAGCCAAAGTGCTTCAGTTCTCTAATCATACTTTTGCGACCGGTTCAAAGCCGATGATGAATATTTCAGATGCCATCACTAAAATGGGCATTGACACCTTATGCTGCATTGTAATGACCGCCGAACTATTCTCTTATGCGCCAAAGATCAAAGGTTTTTCAATCCAGGATGAGCAATTGCATTGTTTAGCCACAGCAAAACTTGCGGCTTCAATGGTCAAGCCAGAATTAAAACAAGACACCATGATCGCGGGCTTATTACACGACATTGGTAAAGTTGTATTATTTGAGATGAATGAAAAAACCACCGAGTTATTCTTTTTGCACCGTGTGAGCGATGACAATAATATCGATTTAGAAAATAAAATGTTTGCTAGTGATCACTGCCATGTTGGTGGTTATTTATTGCATATGTGGGGTTTTTCCTACCACATAATTGAAGCCATTATTTTACATCACCGCCCCGAAAAGCTATTACAAAAATCCTTCGGCACAGCACAAGCTGTTTATCTTGCCAATGTGCTTGTTCATCAACAAACACCCAACGCTGAATTTATTAGTCATTATAAATTAAACGACGTTATTGATATACTCACCCAACGGGCGAATAAATTAATTTAG
- the argS gene encoding arginine--tRNA ligase → MNISNILSERVSAAMTAAGLPEGTNPAISLSNRANFGDYQANGVMGAAKKLKTNPRELATKVVEALDLTGIAEKVELAGPGFINIHLDQNWLAAQLNQISNDKNLGVNQSEKPQNVVVDYSAPNLAKEMHVGHLRSTIIGDAVVRALEFRGEHVIRQNHMGDWGTQFGMLLAHLSDKLASNEVAETALSDLENFYREAKIRFDNEDGFADRARDYVVRLQSGDAHCATLWQQFIDISISHSEDIYKKLNVTLARKDIMGESAYNDDLSNVIDELMAQKIAVEDQGAKVVFINEMANKDGDPSVFIVQKSGGGYLYATTDLSACRYRVGELKADRIIIFTDARQALHFKQVEIVARKAGFLPEHVGYDHCPFGMMMGDDGKPFKTRTGGTIKLAELLDEAVVRAKVVIAEKNPDYTEAHLTEIAEKVGIGAVKFADLSKNRTSDYIFNWKTMLSFEGATAPYLQYAYSRIKSIFTKADFSANDGLPAIVIIEPQEKALALKLLQLENVIDSVISECTPNLLCNYLYELASLYMSFYEACPILKDDIADDVKQSRLALSYIIANTLKQGLDILGIDVMERM, encoded by the coding sequence ATGAATATTAGTAACATCCTAAGTGAAAGAGTTAGTGCAGCAATGACAGCAGCAGGTTTACCTGAAGGCACAAATCCTGCGATAAGTTTATCTAACCGAGCAAATTTTGGTGATTACCAAGCCAACGGTGTTATGGGTGCAGCTAAAAAATTAAAAACCAACCCTCGTGAATTAGCAACCAAAGTGGTTGAAGCACTCGACTTAACGGGTATTGCTGAAAAAGTTGAATTAGCAGGCCCTGGCTTTATTAATATTCATTTAGACCAAAACTGGTTAGCAGCACAATTAAACCAAATATCGAACGATAAAAACTTAGGTGTAAACCAGTCAGAAAAACCACAGAACGTTGTGGTTGATTATTCTGCGCCAAACCTCGCTAAAGAAATGCACGTAGGACACTTACGCTCAACCATTATTGGCGATGCGGTTGTTCGTGCGCTTGAGTTTCGTGGTGAACATGTTATTCGTCAAAATCACATGGGTGATTGGGGCACGCAGTTTGGTATGTTACTCGCTCACTTAAGCGATAAACTAGCCTCGAATGAAGTGGCTGAAACGGCCCTATCAGATCTAGAAAATTTCTATCGTGAAGCAAAAATTCGTTTTGATAACGAAGACGGCTTTGCTGATCGTGCCCGCGATTATGTCGTAAGATTGCAAAGTGGCGACGCACATTGCGCAACACTATGGCAGCAGTTTATTGATATTTCAATTAGCCACAGTGAAGACATTTATAAAAAACTTAATGTCACATTAGCGCGTAAAGACATTATGGGCGAAAGTGCTTATAACGATGATTTATCAAATGTTATTGATGAATTAATGGCACAAAAAATAGCCGTTGAAGACCAAGGCGCTAAAGTTGTTTTTATTAACGAAATGGCCAATAAAGACGGCGACCCTTCTGTATTTATTGTACAAAAATCCGGTGGCGGTTACTTATATGCAACAACAGATTTATCTGCGTGTCGCTACCGTGTTGGTGAATTAAAAGCCGACCGAATTATTATTTTTACTGACGCTCGCCAAGCGTTGCATTTTAAACAAGTTGAAATCGTTGCCCGTAAAGCCGGTTTCTTACCGGAGCATGTAGGTTATGACCATTGCCCATTTGGCATGATGATGGGAGACGATGGTAAGCCTTTTAAAACCCGTACCGGTGGCACGATTAAACTCGCCGAATTACTCGATGAAGCAGTGGTTAGAGCAAAAGTTGTTATCGCCGAAAAAAATCCTGATTATACCGAAGCGCATTTAACTGAAATTGCTGAAAAAGTAGGGATTGGCGCGGTTAAGTTTGCTGACTTATCAAAAAACCGTACTAGCGATTATATTTTCAACTGGAAAACCATGCTCAGTTTTGAAGGCGCTACAGCACCCTACTTACAATATGCTTATTCGCGTATTAAAAGTATTTTCACTAAGGCTGATTTCTCAGCTAACGATGGCTTACCGGCCATTGTTATTATCGAGCCACAAGAAAAAGCGCTAGCGCTAAAACTATTACAGTTAGAAAACGTGATAGATTCTGTCATTAGCGAATGTACACCAAACCTGTTGTGTAATTACTTGTATGAACTTGCGAGTCTTTACATGAGCTTTTACGAAGCTTGCCCAATATTAAAAGATGATATTGCTGATGACGTTAAACAATCAAGGCTAGCCCTTAGCTACATTATTGCAAATACCTTAAAGCAAGGATTAGATATTTTAGGTATCGACGTTATGGAACGCATGTAA
- a CDS encoding AhpA/YtjB family protein: MKQIEQPLYPKLSSIYNKILQLAIAILLIVLLMDFWVTSRDTQQMHIQDHANKIGKLYLAQAATSAMPYLAQKPNQLQQYTDTLVQQPLVKSVHIYGITGQAMASSEQAESINDLFGISIRKINQTGDVFPFVQELRSDKLHGYIRLSLHRSMLADELADNSRSQYDIMRILMIVAGVIGFLLTRGLNRFSRQGFRPPTK, from the coding sequence ATGAAGCAAATAGAACAGCCTTTATACCCTAAATTATCGTCGATTTATAATAAAATATTGCAATTAGCTATAGCTATTTTGTTGATTGTTTTATTGATGGATTTTTGGGTGACTAGTCGCGACACTCAACAAATGCATATTCAAGATCATGCCAATAAAATTGGTAAGCTTTACTTGGCACAAGCCGCAACAAGCGCTATGCCTTATTTAGCGCAAAAACCAAACCAGTTACAACAATATACCGATACCTTAGTTCAGCAGCCATTAGTAAAAAGTGTCCATATATATGGTATTACAGGGCAAGCCATGGCAAGTTCTGAGCAAGCAGAGTCGATTAATGATCTTTTTGGTATTAGCATTAGAAAAATAAACCAAACGGGTGATGTATTTCCTTTTGTGCAGGAACTTCGTAGTGACAAGTTACACGGGTATATTAGACTATCGCTTCATCGTTCGATGTTGGCTGATGAACTGGCCGATAATAGCCGTTCTCAATACGATATTATGCGCATATTGATGATAGTTGCGGGTGTTATTGGATTTCTCTTAACGCGTGGTTTAAATCGCTTCAGCCGCCAAGGATTTAGACCTCCAACTAAATAA
- the serB gene encoding phosphoserine phosphatase SerB, which translates to MTNQNKSFPLNDIQHLNLAQWLPVDSTTNNMAINYDQAQQTFVLGEQDNATAQKNVTDTIELVVFGDIKVATLVNLINECEISLLCLYKINQRNNAISYRLGVKVIDIKQARDRLSTFNIAEKIESALLLNAPTLSSPGLLVMDMDSTTIKIECIDEIAALAGVGEEVAAVTELAMQGQLDFSQSLHQRVAKLQNAPEEILAQVAKNIPLMEGLETLVIALKKQHWRVAIASGGFTYFADHLKQMLSLDAAVANVLEITNHKLTGKVLGDVIDAKAKADCLQQLQSEFNIATTQTVAMGDGANDLVMMAAAHLGVAFHAKPLVLAQADACITTSGLDCLLHWLK; encoded by the coding sequence GTGACAAACCAAAATAAATCTTTTCCTTTGAACGATATTCAGCACTTAAATTTAGCACAATGGTTACCTGTCGACTCTACCACCAACAATATGGCTATTAATTATGATCAAGCACAGCAAACCTTTGTTTTAGGTGAACAGGATAATGCGACAGCCCAAAAGAATGTAACAGACACTATCGAGCTTGTTGTTTTTGGTGATATCAAAGTAGCCACCTTAGTAAATTTGATCAACGAGTGCGAAATAAGTTTGCTCTGCCTGTATAAAATTAATCAGCGAAATAACGCTATAAGCTATAGATTGGGTGTAAAAGTAATCGATATTAAACAAGCCAGAGATCGCTTGTCGACATTCAATATTGCCGAAAAAATTGAATCCGCATTATTACTCAATGCACCAACACTTTCATCACCCGGTTTGCTAGTAATGGATATGGATTCAACCACCATAAAAATTGAATGTATTGATGAAATAGCGGCACTTGCCGGTGTTGGTGAAGAAGTAGCAGCAGTAACTGAACTCGCGATGCAAGGACAACTGGATTTTAGCCAAAGTTTGCATCAACGTGTTGCTAAACTACAAAATGCACCTGAAGAAATATTAGCGCAAGTAGCGAAGAATATACCGCTGATGGAAGGTTTAGAAACCTTAGTAATCGCGCTTAAAAAACAGCATTGGCGTGTGGCGATTGCCTCAGGTGGTTTTACATATTTTGCCGATCATTTAAAACAAATGTTATCACTAGACGCCGCCGTAGCTAACGTTTTAGAAATCACAAATCATAAACTAACTGGAAAAGTTTTAGGTGATGTAATAGACGCAAAAGCAAAGGCAGATTGTTTGCAGCAATTACAAAGCGAATTTAATATTGCGACGACACAAACCGTTGCTATGGGTGATGGCGCTAACGATTTGGTAATGATGGCAGCTGCACATTTAGGTGTTGCCTTTCATGCAAAACCTTTAGTGCTCGCTCAAGCAGATGCTTGCATAACAACGTCTGGCCTAGATTGTTTATTGCACTGGCTTAAATAA